GATCGAGCCAGCTGTCTTCGCGTGGCGCGCTGACCATCAGCGGTTTCGGGGCGGCTTCCCGGTGATTAAACAGGATGACATCACGATCGATTAACCCGCTATCCGACATCACCGCCGAACGTTCGAGGCAGTTTTCCAGCTCGCGCACATTGCCCGGCCAGTTGTAGCTCATCAGCAGGCGGATAGCTCCCTCGCTGATGCGCAGCGTGCGGTTCTGGTTTTGCCCGATTTTGCGCACCAGAAAATGCGCCAGTTCGGCGATATCGTCCTGACGTTCCCGCAACGGCGGCAGGGCAATCGGCATCACATTCAGGCGGTAATACAGGTCTTCGCGAAAGTTACCGACGCGCACTTCTTCCTCAAGATTGCGGTTGGTCGCGGCAATGATGCGCACATTGACCTGCAGGGTTTCATCGCCACCGACGCGTTCCATTTCCCCTTCCTGCAATATCCGCAGCAGTTTGGCCTGAAAAGAGGCGCTGCTTTCGCCGATTTCATCAAGGAACAGCGTGCCGCCATCGGCCAGTTCAAATCGACCTTTGCGCTGGCGTACCGCGCCGGTAAAGGCCCCTTTCTCATGGCCGAAAAGTTCGCTCTCCAGCAGGGTATCGGGCAATGCTGCGCAGTTAAACTTCACGAACGGTGAGGCGGAGCGGGGGGAATTATGATGAATCGCATTGGCAATCAGCTCCTTACCTGTCCCACTTTCGCCACGTACCAGCACCGTGGTATCCCAGCGGGAAACCTGGCGAATAATCTCCAGCGTTTGCCGCATCGCCGGGCTTTTGCCCACCATATTGTCGAAGCCAAAATTGTGGGCAGGTACACAACTCCGCCCCCGCACCGGTTGAACCGGCGTATGGCGGGGCGCTGGCGTGGCGGGTGGCGTCATCAG
The window above is part of the Pantoea cypripedii genome. Proteins encoded here:
- the nifA gene encoding nif-specific transcriptional activator NifA; translation: MTQQSPSETTVWRFDLSQQFTAMQRISVVLSRATEIGQTLQDVLYVLHNDAFMQHGMICLYDSQQELLTIEALPEADISQLSDSARVRYRAGEGLVGTVLAQGQSLVLPRLADDPRFLDRLGLYDYNLPFIAVPLMGPDSKPLGVLAAQPMARTDTRLPSCTRFLETVANLVAQTVRLMTPPATPAPRHTPVQPVRGRSCVPAHNFGFDNMVGKSPAMRQTLEIIRQVSRWDTTVLVRGESGTGKELIANAIHHNSPRSASPFVKFNCAALPDTLLESELFGHEKGAFTGAVRQRKGRFELADGGTLFLDEIGESSASFQAKLLRILQEGEMERVGGDETLQVNVRIIAATNRNLEEEVRVGNFREDLYYRLNVMPIALPPLRERQDDIAELAHFLVRKIGQNQNRTLRISEGAIRLLMSYNWPGNVRELENCLERSAVMSDSGLIDRDVILFNHREAAPKPLMVSAPREDSWLDQNLDERQRLIAALEKAGWVQAKAARLLGMTPRQVAYRIQTMDITMPRI